Proteins from a genomic interval of Methanobacteriaceae archaeon:
- a CDS encoding DUF192 domain-containing protein, whose product MNSKTYLVNKSKNNNLGPVEFADSFFSRFRGLMLKKDLKAGLILKIPSGRGKRGSAIHMFFMRIPLDVIFTDEDLKVVDVVSLDPWTTYTPKLAARFVIELEKGLIKDSETKIGDLLEFND is encoded by the coding sequence ATGAATTCTAAAACTTATTTAGTCAATAAAAGCAAAAATAATAATTTAGGACCTGTAGAATTTGCTGATAGCTTTTTTTCCAGATTTCGTGGTTTAATGTTAAAAAAAGATTTAAAAGCAGGTTTGATTCTTAAAATTCCATCCGGACGAGGCAAAAGAGGTTCAGCAATACACATGTTCTTTATGAGAATTCCTCTGGACGTCATATTCACAGATGAAGACCTAAAAGTAGTGGATGTGGTTTCACTAGACCCCTGGACAACATATACTCCAAAATTGGCAGCTAGATTTGTAATTGAACTCGAAAAAGGTTTAATTAAAGATTCAGAAACCAAAATTGGTGATTTGCTTGAGTTTAATGATTAA
- a CDS encoding HEAT repeat domain-containing protein, with the protein MAEEMKRIDFLVKELENGEWNDREDAAELLAEVGDPRAIDPLIKALEDEDFHVREAAALALGTFDDSKPTPNLIKLLKDESPGVRYAGALSLSMIGDERALEELENSKDDENEVVQKVARLAISEIIKKSN; encoded by the coding sequence ATGGCTGAAGAAATGAAAAGAATTGATTTTCTCGTTAAAGAACTGGAAAATGGTGAATGGAATGATAGGGAGGATGCAGCAGAGCTTTTAGCTGAAGTTGGAGACCCTAGGGCAATAGATCCACTCATAAAAGCCCTAGAAGATGAAGATTTCCATGTTAGAGAGGCCGCGGCTCTTGCTTTAGGCACCTTTGATGATTCTAAACCTACACCTAACTTGATTAAATTATTAAAAGACGAAAGTCCGGGTGTTAGGTATGCTGGTGCCCTTAGTTTGTCAATGATTGGAGATGAAAGGGCTCTTGAGGAATTGGAAAATTCAAAAGATGATGAAAATGAAGTAGTTCAAAAAGTAGCACGGCTAGCTATTTCAGAAATTATAAAGAAATCCAATTAA